The Glaciimonas sp. PCH181 nucleotide sequence ATCACGAAACACCCGAAGAATGACCATATCGCACCTCGCCCATGATGGCGCAGAACCTAAGGCGCCGAATGTGGTCAGAATCACCGTAGCACCTGCTAATCGAACCTGCGATAGCTCTATCACAACGTGCTATGCTTCATCTGAGCTTACGTTTGTGCAATTACATGGGGGAAATAATGAATTCAAATTTTCAAAATCGCTACGCATCAACGGGAACCACAGCAAGTCTCAGCGGCGTCCGTAATCGCGTGCTTCGCAATACATACTGGCTGCTAGCGCTGTCGATGATTCCGACAATTGGCGGTGCTTGGCTAGGCGTGCAGCTAAATTTCAATATCTTTAGCGGCAGCCCGATGATCGGGTTCATTGCGTTTATGGCAATCGCTTTTGGCTTCTTCTATGCTATTGAAAAGACAAAAGAAACCGGCTGGGGTGTTGTTGTATTGTTAGGATTTACCTTCTTTATGGGGCTAATGCTCACCAGACTTATTGAACATACGCTCAAATTTTCAAACGGCGGAACCCTGATTATGACGGCGTTCGGTGGTACGGGGATTGTATTCGGCGTCATGGCTACGATTGCAACCGTCTCCAAGCGTGATTTTTCTGGAATGGGCAAATGGCTTTTCGCTGGTCTGCTCGTAATTATAGTCGCCAGCGTTGCAAATATTTTCTTACAGTTGCCTGCGCTATATCTGGCCGTATCCGTGATCGCTATCGGTATTTTCTCTGCCTATATTTTGTATGATGTACAACAAATCATCAACGGCGGCGAAACAAATTACATTCGGGCAACATTAAATATTTACTTAGATGTCTATAATATTTTTGTTAATTTACTGTCATTGCTAGGCATTTTTGGCGGCAATCGCAATTAATTAAAGATATCGTCACCAGATCTTCGCAGCACTGATAAAAAAGCCGACCTACATGGTCGGCTTTTTATTGACTAAAACACAAAGCGCATTCGGATAGTCGCACTAGGCTGC carries:
- a CDS encoding Bax inhibitor-1/YccA family protein, with the translated sequence MNSNFQNRYASTGTTASLSGVRNRVLRNTYWLLALSMIPTIGGAWLGVQLNFNIFSGSPMIGFIAFMAIAFGFFYAIEKTKETGWGVVVLLGFTFFMGLMLTRLIEHTLKFSNGGTLIMTAFGGTGIVFGVMATIATVSKRDFSGMGKWLFAGLLVIIVASVANIFLQLPALYLAVSVIAIGIFSAYILYDVQQIINGGETNYIRATLNIYLDVYNIFVNLLSLLGIFGGNRN